The genome window GCCGCGTTTCTGCAGATAGACGACCATGCCCACCAGGACCACCACGAGCACGAGGATGATCAGCAGGGTAGGCCAGACGCGGCGGCCGCTCCCCGGGGCCGGGGGCGTCACCGGGGGCCTGCTCGGGGCCGGGCGGCCGTAGACCCGTTCCTCCTCCTCGGTCAGATCGAATTCCTGATCGATGACGGAAGCCAGTTCGGCCTCGTCGAGTCCCAGCATCCGGGCGTAATTGCGGACAAAACCCTTGGCGTAGACGGGATGCGGCAGGTTCTTGCGGTCGCCCTCCTCCAGCGCCAGGAGAATGCGGCGGCTGATCTTGGTGGACTCCATCACCTGCTTCAGGGACAGGCTCTTGCGCTCACGTTCGCCGCGCAGCAGCTCTCCCAGTTCCTTCAAGGTCATGCTTCTCTCCATGGATCAACGGGCTTAGTCCCGATATTCGATGACGGCCTTCTCCCTCAATTTGTCCAGATATTCCTTGAGGAAGGTTTCCATCTTCTTGTTGTAGAGGTCCTCATAGAGGCCTTCCTTCTCCAGTTCGAAATCGCCCTGCGGCGCCTCACCAACGGAGTCGATCATGAGCAGGGCGTCGAACCCCTGGGCCTTGAAGGGCTTGCTCACCCCGCCCACCTTCACCCCTTCCAGGGCGTTGCGCCAATCCGGGGCCAGGTCCGTGCGGGCCACCACGCCCAGGTCGCCGCCGTGCTCCGCGCCCGGGCCCTGGGAATAGAGGGTGGCCGCCTTGTCGAAGGTCAGCTTGCCGGATTCGATCTCCTGGCGCACCGCCGCGGCGGTCATGCCCTGGGGCAGGACGATCAGGCGAAGGTGCAGATACTCTCCCTCCGAGCTCTTGCCGTGCTTCGCCTCGAAGGCCTGCTTCACCTCATCCTCGCTGACCACCACCTTGACCAGGCCGCTCACCAGATGGCGCTTCTTGATCTCCAGCCGCTTGTTCTCGAAGAATTTCTCCCAGGTCAGCCCCTGGACCACCAGTTCCTTGCGCAGTTGCTCCTCGTTGATGCCGGTCTTTTCCATGATCCCGTTGATCGCGGCCCGCACGTCCGCGTCCGAGACCTTGATGCCGTAGCGCTCCGCCTCCTGCTCCAGGAGGATGTCCATGATCAGCTGGTCGATGATCTGGCGGCGCAGGGCGTGCATCTCCTCGGCGTTGGCCGGGTTGGCGTAGCCGCCGTCGATGGCCATCTTGACCTGTTGCTTCAGGTCATAGTCGGTGATGATCTTCCCGTTGGCCACGGCCACGATGCGGTCCGCGACGAACTCGGCGGCGCGCGCCGAGGCGGCCCCCAGGATCACGGCCAGGCACAGCAGGATGGCGGCGGGAACGGAAAAACGTCTGATCAAGATTCGGCTCCTTGTCGTGCCGCGCCCGCCGGAAACGGAACGCCCGACGGTTTGCGGAAAGGCCCGCACACTGTAGTCTCTTTGTTTCCGGGTTGCAACGGCGGCCGCAGCGCGCGTCGCGCCGGGGCTACTTCCTTCCGGCCGCTTTCGGCGCGGGCGCGGCGTCCGGGGCGGCCTCCTCGATGTCGCCCTGGTCCACTTCCTGGTCCTCGCCGGGCTCCATGATCACGCCGTCGCCGGCCTGCTCCTGCTCTCCAGTGGCGGCCGCGACTCCCTCGCCCCCCGGCTCCTTGTCCCCGAGCAGCTCCATCTCGGTTCCCAGGGTCTTGCGGTCCTCGCCCCCCTGGGCGGCGGGCAGCAGGTGCGCGCTCACCGCGATCTTCGCCGCGCCGAGCTTCGCCCCCAGCCACTTCTCGAAGGCCTCCTGGAGCTTGACCTCGGCCAGGGCCTGCTCGATGAACGGGTAGGCCTGCTCGGCCGAAAGCACCGCGGCGGGCAGCCGTTCCAGAAGCACGAGGCTCTTGTAGCCGGACTCGTCACGCAGAATGGAGGTGTTCTGCCCCGGCTGGAGCTTGGCCAGGGCGTCGCGCCACTGGTCCGGCATCTGCCCCTCGCGCATGGTCAGCTCGCGCACCGTGGCCGCTCCCTGGTTCGCGGCCAGGGATTCCGGGTCGCGTTTCTTGCGGTATTCCTCCAGCGCCTTCTCCACCATCTCCCGCTCCGGGGCGAGGATCAAGGCCAGCCGCACGCGCGGCGGCAGGGAGAACTCCTGGGTGTGGGAGCGGTAGTACTCCTCGGCCTCGGCGAACTCGATGCGCACCTGGGGCCGCAGAACCTGCTGGAAGAAACGCTCCAGGATGAGATGGGAGCGCAGCTGCTTCCGCCAGGACTCAATATCGATATACTCCTCCACCAGGATCTGCTCGAAGGCCCCTGGCGGGTAGTCGGCGCGGATCGTGTTCTCGGCCTCGCGCACCTCCTCGTCCGTGGGGAGCAGGTCGCGCGACTCCATCTCCTCGGTCACCAGTTCGAGCATGATGAGCTGGCCCAGCACCTGGCCATACTCCTTCTTGAGCGTCGCCACGCTGGGCGCGGCGGCCGCGATCTCCAGATGCATCATGTCGTGCTGGAATTCGAGCTGGTTCAGATAGATCGGGCGGCCGTCCACGCGGGCCACCACCCCGGCCTCCTCGTCGGAGGCAGAGGAACAGGCCGCCAACGGCAGACACAGGAGAAAGAAGAGGAGCAGTCGTTTCATCGGGTCGGTTCCGTGGCCGCCCCGGCCTCGCGGCCGAGCAGGCCGTCCAGCTCGCGGTTGAGGGCGGCGATGTTCTCCCGGACCAGTCCATCCCCGGCGGCCCGGATTTCCAGCTTGCCCGGCGGCAGCAGCTTGGCCCGTCCAGGTCTGGCCGCCACCCAGGCGACCAACTCCGAGGGCGACACCGCGTCGTTGTCCGGGCCGAAGGACAACACGGCCCGGGTGGGCGTCAGCTCGGCCCGCACCACCTGCAGCCGCGACAGGGTGCGCTTGAAGTGCAGCACGGCCAGGAAGTTCTCCAGGGCCTCGGGCAGGGGCCCGAAGCGGTCGCGGATCTCGCCCTCCAGCTCCTTGAGCGCCGTCTCGGTGTTGGCCGAGGACAGAGCCTTGTAGTAGCTCAGCCGCTCCCGGGACTCCTGCATGTAGTCCCCGGGGATGTGGGCCTCGAAGACGAAGGTCAGCTCCGGGTCCGTGACCTGGCGGCGGGATTCGCCGCGCAGCCTGCGCACCTCTTCTTCCAGCATTTCCAGGAACAAGTCCAGCCCCACGCGGCCGATCTGGCCGGACTGGGCCTCGCCCAGGATGTTCCCGGTCCCGCGCAGGCGCAGGTCCTCCATGGCCACCTTGAATCCCGCTCCGAGATAATCCAGGTCCAGGATGATCCGCAAGCGTCGCCGCGACTGCTCGGGCAGCCCGTCCACCGAGGGCACCACGAAGAAGGCGTAGGCCTGCCGCTCGCTGCGGCCCACCCGGCCGCGCAGCTGGTAAAGTTGGCCCAGGCCGAACATCTGGGCCTGGTCCACGATGAGCGTGTTGGCGTTGGGGAAGTCCAGCCCGGACTCGACGATGGCCGTGCAGACCAGCACGTCCATCTCGCCGTGCCAGAAGCGGTGCATGGCCTCCTCCAGGCCCTTCTCGGACATCTGGCCGTGAGCCATGCCCACGCGGGCCTCGGGCGCGAGCTTCTTCACATACTCGGCCACCCGCTCCAGGCCCTGCACCCGGTTGTAGACCCAGAAGACCTGTCCGCCCCGGGCCAGCTCCCGCTTCAGCACGTTGCCCAGGAAGGTGTCGTCGCGCTCCACCAGGGCGGTCTCCACGGCCTTGCGCTCCGGCGGCGGGGTCTCGATGACCGAGAGCCCGCGCAGGCCCGAAAGCGAGAGCTGGAGCGTGCGCGGAATGGGCGTGGCCGTGAGCGTGAGCACGTCGATGTTCTTGCGGTAGTGCTTGAGCTTTTCCTTGTGCTTGACGCCGAAGCGCTGTTCCTCGTCCAGGATGAGCAGGCCCAGGCGGGGAAAGGACACGTCCTGGGAGAGCAGGCGGTGGGTGCCGATGAGGATGTCCACCTCGCCCCGGGCCGTGGCCGCGGTCACGGCCTTCTGCCGGTCCTTGGGCACGAAGCGGCTGAGCATGTCCACCCGCACCGGGAAGCTCTCCATGCGCTTGAGGAAGGTTTGGTAGTGCTGCTCGGCCAGGACCGTGGTGGGACAGAGCAGGGCCACCTGCCGCCCCTCGAGCACGGCCCGGAAGGCCGCGCGCAGGGCCACCTCGGTCTTGCCGAAGCCCACGTCGCCGCAGACGAGGCGGTCCATGGGCTCGGTCTTCTCCATGTCGGCGAAGACGTCGGACACGGCCCGTGCCTGGTCCGGGGTCTCCTCGAAGCCGAAGGTGGTCTCGAACTCCCAGTACAGTTCCGAGGGCGGCCCGTAGCCGTAGCCCTTGGCCACGCGGCGGAAGGCGTACATCTCCACCAGTTCGGCCGCGATCTTCTCGATGGCCTTGCGGGCCCGCTCGGTGGCGCTGCGCCAGCGCGCCCCGCCCAGCTTGTCCAGGGAAGGCGAGACGCCTTCCGGACCCTTGAAGCGCTGCACGAGGTTCAAGCGGTCCACGGGCAGGTAGAGTCGGTCGTCCTTGTCGAAAAACAGCAGGAGGTAGTCGTTGGCCGCCTCGCCCACCGAGAGCCGGTGCAGCCCCCCGAAGCGGGCCAGGCCGTAGTCCCGGTGCACGAGCAGGTCGCCCTCCAGCAGGTCGTCGTAGCGGTCCAGGCCCTCGAAGGGCTTGTCACGGGAGGTCCGCCGCCCCTCGGCCACGGGCTCGGGCTGGAGCACGTCCTCGGCCAGGACGAGCATGTCGGCCCAGGCCAGGTCGAAGCCCTTCTTCAGGGGCGAGACCAGGGCGAACAGGCCGCGCGCGTCCGGGGAGTACTCCGTGGACAGCGGCAGCTCCTCCTGGGCCGCCAGGGTCAGGAACTTGCGGCGGGAGCGCTCGGAGCGGAAGGAGAGGACGGTCTGGCGGCGGCTCCGGGCCCAGCCCTTGAGCCCGTTCACCAGGGCGGTCCAGGGGCGGCGCTGCTCCTCGGGCTTCCAGAAGAGGTCCGCGAAGGCGTTCACCGTCTGCTCGGGCAGCTCCGCGCCGTCGCGGTCCCGGCCCAGGGTCAGGTCCTCGAACACGAGCTGGCGCTTCTGCAGATAGGCCTGTCGCGCCGACTCCTCGGGCCGCAGCAGGAAGCGCACGGGCCAGCGGCGGCCGGTCGCCTCGGTTTCGCGGCGCAGGAACTCGCGCCAGGAAAAGACGTGCTCCTCCAGCCGGGCGCGCAGGTCCGTGGCCGAGGAGAGAATCCAGACCGCGTCCGGCGGAAGGTGGGCCTCGATGCCCACGGCGTCGTCCCAGAACAGGCCGGGCCAGACCTGGCCGTCCACCCGCTCCGCGCCTTCCAGCAAGGCCTGCTCCTCGGCCGGGCCCATCTCGCCGGTGGTCTTGAGCTTGCGCCACCAGGCCCGGGCGGACTGGCCGTGCTCGCCGGAATAGAGCCCCGGGGCCACGGGCAGGATCACGGCCTCGGCCAGCTCGGCGCGCGAGCGCTGGCTGGAGGGGTCGAAGAGCCGCACGCCCTCCAGGGTGTCGCCGAAGAACTCCAGGCGCAGCGGCAGGCCGTAGCCCGGGGCGTAGATGTCCAGGATGTCGCCGCGCACGGCCAGTTCGCCCGGCGCGCCCACCAGGGGCCGCGAGACGTAGCCCCAGAGCGCGGCCTGCTCGCGGATGAGCTCGGGCGACATCTCGTCGCCCCGGGCCAGGGTCAGGTTGTTGGCCCGCAGCAGGTCCGGCCGGGGCCAGCGGGGCAGAAGGTTGTCCGCCGTGAGCAGCACGGCCCGGGGCGTGGAGCCGTAGGCCAGGGAATAGAGCGCGGCCCAGCGCGCGGCCCATTCGTCCGACTCCGGCCGCTTGGGCAGATAGGGCGGCAGTTCGGTCCAGGGACGTCCCCAGGGAACCAGGGCGTCCTCGTCCGGCTCCTGGCCCGGACGGCGGCCGCACTCCAGGAACAGCCGCAACAGGGCGGCCAACTCCCGGTGCTCGCGCGCGCCGGAGGCGACCAGGACCACGCTCCGGCCCCGGGCCATGAGGGCCTGGGCAGCCAGGGCCTGCGACGCCGGGCCGCTTTTGAAGACGCGCAGGGCGGCCCGGCCGCCCTCCAGAAATTCAGTGAGTTCCTTGGGGTAGTCCAATTGTCCATCCAAAGGCGAAAGCCGCCCTCCGCCGTCGCCGGGCGGAAGGCGGCCTGCCGTCAAGACGTGGATCGGAGGCGGTCAGACCTGGCTCAGGGCTTCCTTTTCCTCGCCGGAAAGCAGCCGGTTCAGGTCGAGCAGGATGAGCAGGCGGTCCTGGAGCTTGCCCACTCCGCTGATGTACTCGGACTCAAGGCCCGAAACCACCGGCGGCGGCGGCTCCACCGTGTTGGCCGGAATGCGCAGCACCTCGGACACGGAGTCCACCACGAACCCGACGATCATCTGGTTGATCTCGATGACGATGATCCGGGTATGCTTGTCGTGGTCGCGGGTCTCCAGGCCGAAGCGCTTGCGCAGGTCAACGATGGGGATGACCTTGCCGCGCAGGTTGATGACACCCTCGACGAATTCCGGCGCGCGGGGGACCTTCGTGATCTCCATGGTGCGGATGATCTCCTGCACCTTGAGGATGTCCACGCCGAATTCCTCTTCGCCGATGCTGAAGGTGACCAACTGGATGAGTTCGTCGTCCTGTTTCTTCATGGCCTCGCTCATGGCCGCTCCTCTGGTCGGAGGTTCAGGGCGGTCCCTTCCCCGCCCGTCTTAACGAACTATCGCAACGGGATTTTTTTTTGTCAATGAGATTCGGCAACCGTTCGACAATCCAAACGGTTTGAGCCGCTCAGGCCGGATTTGACTCTTCAGGCGGAAAACTCTAATTGACGCGGAACGCCTTCCACGGCTAATTCGAACCAAATCCCGGAGGACATCTCCCGCATGGGACAATATTTTCCTTTCCTCGACCAGGCTTCCCTGGAGGACCAGATCCGCAATCTGGCCGACGACGAACTGCTCGATTTCTGGGAGGAGACCCAGCACATGGCCAAGCTCTCCGACAGGGAGCAGGAAGAGGAGGCCCCGGGCTACAGCCCCGAATACGAGCGCCTCATCCTGCACGAACTCCAGGTGCGCACCTGCCGGCGCGGCCGCGACTAGGCCCGTCCTCCCCGACGACCGCACAGGACGCCCCGTTCGCGGGGCGTCTTTTTTTTCGTCCTCAGCCCCGCACCGGGGCCCGGCCGATGCTGAAGTAGGCGAAGCCCTTGCGGCCCATGCCCGCCGGGTCGTAGAGGTTGCGGCCGTCGAAGACGATCGGCGCGCGCAGCAGGGACTTCATGCGGCCGAAGTCCGGGTTGCGGAACTGGTTCCACTCCGTGACCACGGCCAGGACGTCCGCGCCGATCAGGGCCTCGTATTGCCCGTCCACGATCTCCAGGAGAGGATTGCCGTCCAACTCCCGGCGCGCGCGCCCGGCGGCCACCGGGTCGAAGGCCCGCACCCGCATGCCCTGGGACGTCAGGCGCGCGATCACCTCCCGCGCCGGGGCCTCGCGGATGTCGTCCGTGTTCGGCTTGAAGGCCAGGCCCCAGAGCGCCAGGGTCTTGCCCGAGACCCCGCCCTGGGCCGCGAAATACTCCTCCACCTTGTGGGCCAGGAGCCGCTTCTGCGCCTCGTTCACCGCGTCCACCGAGCTCATGAGCCGGGGCTCGTAGCCGTGGTCCCGGGCCGTGCCGATGAGCGCCTTGACGTCCTTGGGAAAGCACGAGCCGCCGTAGCCCGCGCCGGGGTAGATGAAGCTGTAGCCGATGCGCGAGTCCGAGCCGATGCCCAGCCGCACCTCGCCCACGTCCGCGCCCACCCGCTCGCAGATGTTGGCCACCTCGTTGATGAAGGATATCTTCGTGGCCAGCATGCAGTTGGCCGCGTACTTGGTCATCTCCGCGCTGCGCACGCCCATGACGATGAGCTTTTCCCGACTGCGGGCGAAGGGCGCGTAAAGCGAGCGCAGAAGCTCCGCGCTCTCCTCGCTCGACGTGCCCACCACCACCCGGTCGGGCTTCATGAAGTCGCTGACCGCGTCGCCCTCCTTGAGGAACTCCGGGTTGGAGACCACGTCGAAGGAGATCGCCGCGCCCCGCGCGGCCAGCTCGGCGGCGAT of Desulfovibrio aminophilus contains these proteins:
- a CDS encoding chemotaxis protein CheW, whose protein sequence is MSEAMKKQDDELIQLVTFSIGEEEFGVDILKVQEIIRTMEITKVPRAPEFVEGVINLRGKVIPIVDLRKRFGLETRDHDKHTRIIVIEINQMIVGFVVDSVSEVLRIPANTVEPPPPVVSGLESEYISGVGKLQDRLLILLDLNRLLSGEEKEALSQV
- a CDS encoding SurA N-terminal domain-containing protein, which translates into the protein MIRRFSVPAAILLCLAVILGAASARAAEFVADRIVAVANGKIITDYDLKQQVKMAIDGGYANPANAEEMHALRRQIIDQLIMDILLEQEAERYGIKVSDADVRAAINGIMEKTGINEEQLRKELVVQGLTWEKFFENKRLEIKKRHLVSGLVKVVVSEDEVKQAFEAKHGKSSEGEYLHLRLIVLPQGMTAAAVRQEIESGKLTFDKAATLYSQGPGAEHGGDLGVVARTDLAPDWRNALEGVKVGGVSKPFKAQGFDALLMIDSVGEAPQGDFELEKEGLYEDLYNKKMETFLKEYLDKLREKAVIEYRD
- a CDS encoding peptidylprolyl isomerase; this translates as MKRLLLFFLLCLPLAACSSASDEEAGVVARVDGRPIYLNQLEFQHDMMHLEIAAAAPSVATLKKEYGQVLGQLIMLELVTEEMESRDLLPTDEEVREAENTIRADYPPGAFEQILVEEYIDIESWRKQLRSHLILERFFQQVLRPQVRIEFAEAEEYYRSHTQEFSLPPRVRLALILAPEREMVEKALEEYRKKRDPESLAANQGAATVRELTMREGQMPDQWRDALAKLQPGQNTSILRDESGYKSLVLLERLPAAVLSAEQAYPFIEQALAEVKLQEAFEKWLGAKLGAAKIAVSAHLLPAAQGGEDRKTLGTEMELLGDKEPGGEGVAAATGEQEQAGDGVIMEPGEDQEVDQGDIEEAAPDAAPAPKAAGRK
- a CDS encoding UDP-glucose/GDP-mannose dehydrogenase family protein — translated: MNVCIVGTGYVGLVSAACLAEMGNEVACVDVNPEVVEGLRAGRVHIYEPGLEDLVRRNTAQGRLTFTTELSEGLRGAALVFITVGTPSRDDGTCDLSYVEGVARDIGRCMAAPVVVVDKSTVPVGTADRVRGLIAAELAARGAAISFDVVSNPEFLKEGDAVSDFMKPDRVVVGTSSEESAELLRSLYAPFARSREKLIVMGVRSAEMTKYAANCMLATKISFINEVANICERVGADVGEVRLGIGSDSRIGYSFIYPGAGYGGSCFPKDVKALIGTARDHGYEPRLMSSVDAVNEAQKRLLAHKVEEYFAAQGGVSGKTLALWGLAFKPNTDDIREAPAREVIARLTSQGMRVRAFDPVAAGRARRELDGNPLLEIVDGQYEALIGADVLAVVTEWNQFRNPDFGRMKSLLRAPIVFDGRNLYDPAGMGRKGFAYFSIGRAPVRG
- the mfd gene encoding transcription-repair coupling factor, translated to MDYPKELTEFLEGGRAALRVFKSGPASQALAAQALMARGRSVVLVASGAREHRELAALLRLFLECGRRPGQEPDEDALVPWGRPWTELPPYLPKRPESDEWAARWAALYSLAYGSTPRAVLLTADNLLPRWPRPDLLRANNLTLARGDEMSPELIREQAALWGYVSRPLVGAPGELAVRGDILDIYAPGYGLPLRLEFFGDTLEGVRLFDPSSQRSRAELAEAVILPVAPGLYSGEHGQSARAWWRKLKTTGEMGPAEEQALLEGAERVDGQVWPGLFWDDAVGIEAHLPPDAVWILSSATDLRARLEEHVFSWREFLRRETEATGRRWPVRFLLRPEESARQAYLQKRQLVFEDLTLGRDRDGAELPEQTVNAFADLFWKPEEQRRPWTALVNGLKGWARSRRQTVLSFRSERSRRKFLTLAAQEELPLSTEYSPDARGLFALVSPLKKGFDLAWADMLVLAEDVLQPEPVAEGRRTSRDKPFEGLDRYDDLLEGDLLVHRDYGLARFGGLHRLSVGEAANDYLLLFFDKDDRLYLPVDRLNLVQRFKGPEGVSPSLDKLGGARWRSATERARKAIEKIAAELVEMYAFRRVAKGYGYGPPSELYWEFETTFGFEETPDQARAVSDVFADMEKTEPMDRLVCGDVGFGKTEVALRAAFRAVLEGRQVALLCPTTVLAEQHYQTFLKRMESFPVRVDMLSRFVPKDRQKAVTAATARGEVDILIGTHRLLSQDVSFPRLGLLILDEEQRFGVKHKEKLKHYRKNIDVLTLTATPIPRTLQLSLSGLRGLSVIETPPPERKAVETALVERDDTFLGNVLKRELARGGQVFWVYNRVQGLERVAEYVKKLAPEARVGMAHGQMSEKGLEEAMHRFWHGEMDVLVCTAIVESGLDFPNANTLIVDQAQMFGLGQLYQLRGRVGRSERQAYAFFVVPSVDGLPEQSRRRLRIILDLDYLGAGFKVAMEDLRLRGTGNILGEAQSGQIGRVGLDLFLEMLEEEVRRLRGESRRQVTDPELTFVFEAHIPGDYMQESRERLSYYKALSSANTETALKELEGEIRDRFGPLPEALENFLAVLHFKRTLSRLQVVRAELTPTRAVLSFGPDNDAVSPSELVAWVAARPGRAKLLPPGKLEIRAAGDGLVRENIAALNRELDGLLGREAGAATEPTR